One part of the Candidatus Flexicrinis affinis genome encodes these proteins:
- a CDS encoding MerR family transcriptional regulator yields MLKIGPFSKLAQVPVSLLRYYADIGLLEPAHIDRFTGYRYYDVGQLPRLNRILALRDLGLSLDQIKSMLSDGVSADEIRAMLRLQRAKAEQEVAEAEARLRQVAARLNQIEREGIMTTYDVVTKSVPAVTIAGIRATVPTLARMSEHYQAVFPALGGWIGINQVQIVGPPFAMFYQDEFTDTDIDVEIAFPVAPGTKEGEFEAQGYTVTVRTLPAEQTVVSTLHQGSYDSMTEAYQAVLGWAAENNKHVRIPSREIYLSMAEDDKQALTEVQYAVD; encoded by the coding sequence ATGCTCAAGATCGGCCCGTTTTCCAAGCTCGCTCAAGTCCCGGTGTCGCTGCTGCGCTACTACGCCGATATCGGCCTGCTTGAGCCAGCCCACATCGACCGTTTCACCGGCTACCGCTACTACGACGTCGGCCAGCTTCCTCGCCTGAACCGCATTCTGGCGCTGCGCGATCTCGGCCTCAGCCTCGATCAGATCAAGTCGATGCTGAGCGACGGGGTAAGCGCCGACGAAATCCGCGCCATGCTGCGCTTGCAGCGGGCGAAGGCCGAGCAGGAGGTCGCGGAAGCGGAAGCCCGTCTGCGACAGGTCGCCGCACGTCTCAACCAGATCGAAAGAGAGGGAATCATGACCACATACGATGTCGTCACCAAGTCTGTTCCGGCGGTTACAATCGCCGGCATTCGCGCTACCGTCCCGACGCTCGCCCGCATGTCCGAGCACTATCAGGCCGTCTTCCCCGCGCTCGGCGGATGGATCGGGATAAATCAGGTTCAGATCGTCGGCCCGCCGTTCGCCATGTTCTATCAGGACGAATTCACCGATACGGATATCGACGTCGAGATCGCCTTCCCGGTCGCTCCCGGCACGAAGGAAGGCGAGTTCGAGGCGCAAGGCTATACCGTGACCGTACGCACGCTGCCGGCCGAGCAGACCGTCGTCAGCACGCTGCATCAAGGATCATACGACTCGATGACGGAGGCGTATCAGGCGGTGCTGGGCTGGGCGGCGGAGAACAACAAGCACGTCCGCATCCCCTCGCGTGAGATCTATCTCTCGATGGCCGAGGACGACAAGCAGGCCCTGACCGAGGTCCAGTACGCGGTGGATTAG
- a CDS encoding DinB family protein, whose amino-acid sequence MDPQLERVRNRHLLMLERTLKTITSVITAADPADLRAKRDGPDGWTPLDIVCHLRDLEPLFISRAQSVIEQDNPTFATYDVNQLVIDNNYAAQDPAEALAELSANRARTIVLFRAVADDQWSRGGVHPAYGPQTLLDVLMHVAHHDMDHIEQMTRVLAQE is encoded by the coding sequence ATGGACCCGCAACTCGAACGCGTGCGCAACCGGCACCTGCTCATGCTCGAACGCACGCTCAAGACGATCACCAGTGTCATCACGGCCGCCGACCCGGCCGATCTGCGCGCCAAACGGGACGGCCCGGACGGATGGACGCCGCTCGACATCGTGTGCCACCTGCGCGACCTCGAACCGCTGTTTATCAGCCGCGCGCAGTCGGTCATCGAGCAGGACAACCCGACGTTCGCGACGTATGACGTCAATCAGCTCGTGATCGACAACAATTATGCGGCGCAGGACCCGGCAGAAGCACTGGCTGAATTGAGCGCCAACCGCGCGCGAACCATTGTGCTGTTCCGCGCCGTTGCTGACGATCAATGGTCGCGCGGCGGCGTTCACCCCGCCTATGGCCCGCAGACCCTGCTCGACGTCCTGATGCACGTCGCCCATCACGACATGGACCACATCGAACAGATGACGCGCGTGCTGGCGCAGGAGTAA
- a CDS encoding HlyC/CorC family transporter, with protein sequence MLSELLIILALTLANGFFAGSELAIVSARAGRLESMANAGSRPARQALNLAENPDRFLATVQVGITLIGTFSAAFGGARIGSILAGWIAQIPALEPHAETLGLLIVVVVITYLSLVLGELVPKRLAIQNAERLAIIAAPVMTVLSALTRPIVALLTLSVAGVMRVIGQRATGEDAVTEEDIEYLVREGTESGVVEHEEARIIERVFRFTDRPVSAIMTPRTQFTAVSVDQSLSEVMGVFNTSGFSRLPLYEESVDHVVGVLHVKDLVGAFASGANVDLESIARPPLFVVESLHGDDVLLQLRQQGAQIAFVIDEYGQIMGLVTIEDLIEELVGEIRDEYDHAEEPRYVKREDGSWLIDGLEPYEKVATRVGLPHDDERRHTSLAGVIMDELGRVANVGDKVTLADHVLEVVDMDGRRIDKVLVTRIPPLPDVE encoded by the coding sequence ATGCTCTCCGAACTGCTCATTATCCTCGCGCTGACGCTTGCCAACGGCTTCTTCGCTGGATCGGAGCTGGCGATCGTTTCCGCCCGCGCGGGCCGTCTCGAGTCGATGGCGAATGCCGGCAGCCGGCCTGCCCGGCAGGCATTGAACCTCGCCGAAAACCCCGACCGCTTTCTGGCGACGGTCCAGGTCGGCATTACGCTCATCGGTACATTCTCCGCCGCGTTCGGCGGCGCGCGCATCGGCAGTATCCTCGCCGGTTGGATCGCGCAGATCCCGGCCCTCGAACCGCATGCCGAAACGCTCGGCCTACTGATCGTCGTCGTGGTCATCACCTATCTGTCGCTGGTGCTGGGCGAGCTTGTCCCGAAACGGTTGGCGATCCAGAACGCCGAACGCCTCGCGATCATCGCTGCGCCGGTGATGACGGTCCTCTCCGCGCTCACGCGGCCGATCGTCGCCCTCCTGACTCTGTCGGTCGCCGGAGTCATGCGGGTGATTGGTCAGCGCGCTACCGGTGAAGACGCCGTGACCGAAGAGGACATCGAGTATCTGGTGCGCGAGGGGACGGAGAGCGGCGTGGTCGAGCACGAGGAGGCGCGCATCATCGAGCGCGTTTTCCGTTTCACCGACCGCCCCGTCAGCGCGATCATGACGCCGCGTACGCAGTTCACCGCCGTCAGCGTCGATCAATCGCTGTCCGAGGTGATGGGCGTGTTTAACACCAGCGGATTCTCACGCCTGCCGCTGTACGAAGAGTCTGTAGACCACGTCGTCGGTGTCCTACACGTGAAAGACCTCGTGGGCGCATTCGCCAGCGGCGCAAACGTCGACCTCGAATCGATAGCACGCCCACCGCTGTTCGTCGTCGAAAGTCTGCATGGGGACGACGTACTGCTCCAGCTGCGCCAGCAGGGCGCGCAGATCGCCTTCGTCATCGACGAATACGGGCAGATCATGGGTCTGGTCACGATCGAAGACCTGATCGAGGAGCTAGTCGGCGAGATCCGGGACGAATACGACCACGCCGAAGAACCGCGTTACGTGAAGCGCGAGGACGGCAGTTGGCTGATCGACGGGCTTGAGCCGTACGAGAAGGTGGCGACTCGTGTCGGCCTGCCCCACGACGACGAACGCCGGCACACCTCGCTGGCCGGGGTCATCATGGATGAACTGGGCCGGGTGGCCAACGTGGGTGACAAGGTAACTCTCGCCGATCACGTGCTGGAGGTGGTCGACATGGACGGCCGGCGCATAGACAAAGTCCTGGTTACGCGAATACCGCCTTTGCCTGACGTAGAATAA
- a CDS encoding acyl-CoA dehydrogenase family protein, which translates to MDFALTEEHRQVQKMVRDWAAKEVIPVIGEWDRKQEMNPAFLPRLAELGILGISIPVRYGGQGFDYISLALVCEELERADTHLRVVMSVHHGLNSQALLQWGNEEQKQRFLVPQARGEQYAGFCLTEPGAGSDVAAMNSTARRVGDTYILNGEKMWISLATKAHNFLVVAKTDPSKGHAGMSAFIVTSDMPGVTTGDIHGKLGVRAGSTGWVAMQDVEVPAANRLGEEGEGFKIAMSCLDNGRYTVAAGATGLIRACLEDSIKYAMERETFGKPIAHHQLVKQKIAFMQQWYDNASLLVWKAGWLKNQGVRNTRETSMAKWYATDHSVKAALEAIQVHGAYGFSDEYPVERYLRNSKGAVIYEGTSEIHQLMQADYAFGFREDKPLRCEMPAYDVDYFQGEPVGA; encoded by the coding sequence ATGGACTTCGCTCTTACAGAGGAACATCGTCAAGTACAGAAAATGGTGCGCGATTGGGCCGCGAAGGAAGTTATTCCGGTCATCGGCGAATGGGATCGCAAGCAGGAGATGAACCCGGCGTTCCTGCCGCGCTTGGCCGAGCTGGGCATCCTCGGCATCAGCATCCCAGTGCGCTACGGCGGTCAGGGCTTCGACTACATCTCGCTTGCCTTGGTGTGCGAGGAACTTGAGCGGGCCGACACGCACCTGCGTGTCGTGATGTCGGTGCACCACGGCCTGAACAGCCAGGCCCTGCTGCAGTGGGGTAACGAGGAGCAGAAGCAGCGTTTCCTTGTGCCGCAGGCGCGCGGCGAGCAGTACGCAGGCTTCTGCCTGACCGAGCCCGGTGCGGGCAGCGATGTCGCCGCTATGAACTCGACCGCCCGCAGGGTCGGCGATACGTACATCCTCAACGGCGAGAAGATGTGGATTAGCCTTGCGACCAAGGCGCACAACTTCCTCGTCGTCGCCAAGACCGACCCGTCCAAGGGCCATGCCGGGATGAGCGCGTTCATCGTCACCAGCGACATGCCGGGTGTGACGACCGGCGATATCCACGGCAAGCTGGGCGTGCGCGCCGGCAGCACCGGATGGGTCGCCATGCAGGACGTGGAAGTGCCGGCGGCGAACCGTCTCGGCGAAGAAGGCGAAGGCTTCAAGATCGCCATGAGCTGCCTCGACAACGGCCGCTACACGGTGGCCGCAGGGGCAACGGGTCTTATTCGCGCCTGCCTCGAAGACAGCATCAAGTACGCGATGGAGCGCGAGACATTCGGCAAGCCGATCGCGCATCATCAGCTCGTCAAGCAGAAGATCGCGTTCATGCAGCAGTGGTACGACAACGCGTCGCTGCTGGTGTGGAAGGCGGGCTGGCTGAAGAATCAGGGCGTGCGCAACACGCGCGAGACCAGCATGGCGAAGTGGTACGCCACCGATCACAGTGTGAAGGCTGCGCTGGAAGCGATACAGGTGCACGGCGCGTACGGCTTCAGCGACGAGTACCCGGTCGAGCGCTATCTGCGCAACAGCAAGGGCGCGGTGATCTACGAAGGCACCAGCGAGATTCACCAGTTGATGCAGGCGGATTACGCGTTTGGCTTCCGCGAGGACAAGCCGCTGCGCTGCGAGATGCCGGCCTACGACGTCGACTACTTCCAGGGCGAGCCGGTCGGCGCGTAG
- a CDS encoding VOC family protein, whose translation MKFRRGEINILCSNLEASLHFYVDILGFTPTTDAEGFYHLQFAGNQYLLLPIAARVDNPAPYGSVPQFSMDLLADDLGAAYAYFKARGVTFAKEWTEGAAMFVIRDPDGLPWEVVAFGID comes from the coding sequence ATGAAGTTCAGACGCGGCGAGATCAACATCTTGTGTTCAAACCTCGAGGCGTCCCTGCATTTCTATGTCGATATCCTCGGCTTCACGCCGACCACCGACGCGGAAGGGTTCTATCATCTGCAGTTCGCCGGGAATCAATACCTGCTGCTGCCGATTGCCGCACGGGTCGATAATCCCGCGCCGTATGGCAGCGTGCCGCAGTTCTCGATGGATTTGCTGGCGGATGACCTCGGCGCAGCGTACGCGTATTTCAAGGCGCGCGGCGTGACATTCGCAAAGGAATGGACCGAAGGCGCGGCGATGTTCGTCATCCGCGATCCCGACGGCCTGCCGTGGGAGGTCGTGGCCTTCGGGATCGACTAG
- a CDS encoding PQQ-dependent sugar dehydrogenase yields the protein MPVPGTEPRAPLPTFSEEIYAQGLSSPTAMAWAPDGRLFIAQKGGTVRVVSAAGALLPTPFVSITVDSAGERGLIGIALDPDFVSNGHVYVHYTRPAKNSNPPRGRIDRYTAAGDIAAPGSKQNIVKLDYSSGATNHNGGAIHFGTDGKLYIAVGDTAVASNAQTLSNRHGKLLRYNPDGTIPADNPFYGTASGENRSIWALGLRNPFTFAVHPNTGQIFINDVGPSSGSFEEVNLGAAGANYGWPDFTGANGNPSYTDPIYSYPHAPSGCTSIAGGTFYVPNTPYYPAEYTNDYFFSDYCFNDIWVRDSITGSVTTFVENTEGSAPVDLSVGPDGALYYLAFGSGRVIRIAHTPPVSEGELVGNGSFEADIDPGPNWPWQEWKVSDGAKRTCKNPIAGACSLMVKGAVDGAKASQKLYTSGLIAGTTFAFSATVRGKNLATAPSITLKLVTDVEKKKLALAVPSGTFAATLLNLPAEGLAGATFLKANVQIKAPGGTGKLWVDDVSVIADAPDPRASTWRGG from the coding sequence TTGCCCGTCCCCGGCACAGAACCGCGCGCTCCGCTCCCCACGTTCAGCGAAGAAATCTACGCGCAGGGGCTCTCGTCCCCAACGGCGATGGCATGGGCGCCGGATGGCCGGTTGTTCATCGCGCAGAAGGGCGGCACGGTGCGGGTCGTCTCCGCGGCCGGCGCGCTGCTGCCGACGCCGTTCGTCAGCATCACCGTCGACAGTGCCGGCGAGCGCGGATTGATCGGCATCGCGCTCGACCCGGACTTTGTCAGCAACGGTCATGTGTACGTGCACTACACCAGACCGGCTAAAAACAGCAACCCGCCGCGCGGGCGGATTGATCGCTACACCGCCGCGGGCGACATCGCTGCGCCGGGCAGCAAGCAGAACATCGTCAAGCTCGATTACTCCAGCGGCGCGACCAATCACAATGGCGGCGCGATTCACTTCGGCACGGATGGCAAGCTGTACATCGCCGTCGGCGACACGGCCGTCGCGTCCAACGCGCAGACCCTGAGCAACCGGCACGGCAAACTGCTGCGCTATAACCCGGATGGTACGATCCCGGCAGACAACCCGTTCTACGGCACGGCCAGCGGCGAGAACCGGTCGATCTGGGCGCTGGGCCTCCGCAACCCGTTCACGTTCGCTGTGCATCCCAATACGGGGCAAATCTTCATCAACGACGTCGGGCCGAGCAGCGGCAGCTTTGAGGAGGTCAACTTGGGCGCGGCAGGCGCCAATTATGGGTGGCCGGACTTCACAGGCGCAAATGGCAACCCATCATATACCGACCCGATCTACAGCTATCCACACGCGCCGTCCGGCTGCACGTCGATCGCAGGAGGGACGTTCTACGTGCCGAACACGCCGTATTATCCGGCAGAGTACACCAACGACTACTTCTTCAGCGACTACTGCTTCAACGACATCTGGGTGCGCGACAGCATCACGGGCAGCGTCACGACGTTCGTCGAAAACACGGAGGGTTCAGCGCCCGTCGACCTGAGCGTGGGGCCGGACGGCGCGCTGTATTACCTCGCTTTCGGCAGCGGGCGGGTCATCCGAATCGCGCACACGCCGCCGGTGTCCGAAGGCGAACTCGTCGGCAACGGCAGTTTCGAGGCGGACATCGACCCGGGTCCCAACTGGCCGTGGCAGGAGTGGAAGGTCAGCGATGGCGCCAAGCGGACGTGCAAGAACCCGATCGCCGGCGCATGCTCGCTGATGGTCAAGGGTGCGGTGGATGGCGCCAAAGCGTCGCAAAAGCTGTACACGTCCGGGCTCATCGCCGGCACGACGTTTGCTTTCAGCGCAACGGTTCGCGGCAAGAACCTCGCCACCGCCCCGAGCATCACACTCAAGCTGGTGACCGACGTCGAGAAGAAGAAGCTCGCGCTCGCGGTGCCGTCCGGCACGTTCGCAGCGACGCTGCTAAACCTGCCGGCGGAGGGCCTCGCCGGGGCGACTTTCCTCAAAGCCAACGTTCAGATCAAGGCGCCGGGCGGCACAGGCAAACTGTGGGTCGACGACGTGTCGGTGATCGCCGACGCGCCTGATCCGCGGGCGTCGACGTGGCGCGGCGGATAG
- the moeB gene encoding molybdopterin-synthase adenylyltransferase MoeB — MSAVDLDTHTHLSHEEIRRYSRHVIMPEVGIEGQRKLKEAKVLLIGTGGLGSPTALYLAAAGVGTLGVVDYDVVDESNLHRQVIHGQSTLGIPKIDSAEIRLKDINPYVDIVKYNVPFTSENALEILEPYDLVIDGTDNFPTRYLVNDAAVKLGKLNVYGSIFRFEGQVAVFGHPDGPCYRCMFPEPPPPGLVPSCAEGGVLGILPGTVGTMQATEAIKLILGIGEPLVGKMLLYDALEMSFTKIKVRKNPNCPVCGIPHEQIELIDYEQFCGMPAHDRSAFATPTETVDGMRVINVRQLKARIDREPELVVLDVRDPHEWEIASLDNTLRIPKGDIQAAKDAVLQGRAQEADTVLAQIPRDREIALLCRSGKRSADSIGFLLEVGYDGSKLANIEGGILAWAKEIDPSLPSY; from the coding sequence ATGTCAGCCGTAGATCTCGACACCCATACCCACCTCAGCCACGAGGAGATCCGGCGCTACAGCCGCCACGTCATCATGCCAGAGGTCGGCATCGAGGGGCAGCGCAAGCTCAAGGAAGCCAAAGTCCTGCTGATCGGTACCGGTGGCCTCGGTAGCCCGACGGCCCTGTACCTCGCGGCAGCGGGCGTCGGCACGCTCGGCGTGGTCGACTATGACGTGGTCGACGAGAGCAACCTGCACCGACAGGTGATCCACGGCCAGAGCACGCTGGGTATCCCGAAGATCGACAGCGCCGAGATCCGCCTCAAGGACATCAACCCGTACGTCGACATCGTCAAGTACAACGTGCCGTTCACCAGCGAGAACGCGCTCGAAATCCTCGAACCGTACGACCTCGTGATCGACGGCACCGACAATTTCCCGACGCGCTATCTGGTCAACGACGCGGCGGTCAAGCTGGGCAAGCTGAACGTCTACGGCTCGATCTTCCGCTTCGAGGGGCAGGTGGCGGTGTTCGGGCATCCCGACGGGCCGTGCTATCGCTGCATGTTCCCCGAGCCGCCGCCGCCCGGCCTCGTCCCGAGCTGCGCCGAGGGCGGCGTGTTGGGAATCCTCCCCGGCACCGTGGGCACCATGCAGGCGACCGAGGCGATCAAGCTGATCCTCGGCATCGGCGAGCCGCTGGTCGGCAAGATGCTTCTGTATGACGCGCTGGAGATGAGCTTCACCAAGATCAAGGTGCGCAAGAACCCGAACTGCCCGGTGTGCGGTATCCCGCACGAGCAGATCGAGTTGATCGACTACGAGCAGTTCTGCGGCATGCCCGCCCACGACCGCAGCGCGTTCGCGACGCCGACCGAGACGGTCGACGGCATGCGCGTCATCAACGTGCGCCAGCTCAAGGCGCGGATCGACCGTGAGCCGGAACTGGTGGTGCTCGACGTGCGCGACCCGCACGAGTGGGAGATCGCGTCGTTGGACAACACGCTGCGCATCCCCAAGGGGGACATTCAGGCCGCGAAGGACGCTGTGCTGCAAGGCCGCGCGCAGGAAGCCGACACGGTGCTGGCACAGATTCCGCGTGACCGCGAAATCGCACTGTTGTGCCGCAGCGGCAAGCGCAGCGCAGACTCGATCGGGTTCCTGCTTGAAGTCGGGTATGACGGCTCGAAGCTGGCGAACATCGAGGGCGGAATCCTCGCGTGGGCCAAGGAGATCGACCCCAGCCTGCCCAGCTACTAG
- a CDS encoding phytoene desaturase, whose translation MSKKVIIIGSGFGGLGAAVRLAARGYEVELFEKRDKLGGRAYVYNIDGYTFDSGPTVITAPFMFDDIWQLAGRKREDYFELVECQPYYRIFDHHGEAFDYNNDEEFILGQIRRRSPGDVEGYQKFIASTKPIFEKGFVELADKPFLKFTDMLKVAPDLIKMQSYLSVYQYASKFVKDEFLRRVFSFHPLLIGGNPFDSPSIYAMIHYLERQWGVWFAMGGTGSIVAGFERLITELGGKIHLNAEVAEITIDPTSRRATGVRLRDGSTHKADAVVANAEVAWTYKNLIPSEYRRKFTDRKIERMKHSMSLFVIYFGTKRRYNDTKLAHHNIILSERYKGLLNDIFNKQVVSDDFSLYLHMPSITDPSLAPKGGETFYVLSPVPNLGSGTDWTKQAKPYRDAIMSFLEANYLPDLQKNIAVEHHIDPLYFQGTLNSYLGSAFSIQPVLTQSAWFRPHNRSEDIDRLYFVGAGTHPGAGLPGVLSSSIIAENLVMDDLPIPARSTYAAPVAQPG comes from the coding sequence ATGAGCAAGAAAGTCATCATCATCGGCAGTGGATTCGGCGGGTTGGGCGCGGCCGTTCGGTTGGCTGCCCGCGGCTACGAGGTCGAGCTGTTCGAAAAGCGCGACAAGCTCGGCGGTCGTGCGTACGTCTACAACATCGACGGGTACACGTTCGACAGCGGTCCGACCGTCATCACCGCGCCGTTCATGTTTGACGACATCTGGCAGCTGGCGGGTCGCAAGCGTGAGGACTACTTTGAGCTGGTCGAATGTCAGCCGTACTACCGCATCTTCGATCACCACGGCGAAGCGTTTGACTATAACAACGATGAGGAGTTCATCCTCGGCCAAATCCGCCGGCGCAGCCCGGGGGATGTCGAGGGCTATCAAAAGTTTATCGCCAGCACCAAACCGATCTTCGAGAAGGGCTTTGTCGAATTGGCCGACAAACCGTTCCTGAAGTTCACCGATATGCTCAAAGTTGCGCCCGATCTCATCAAGATGCAGTCGTACCTGTCCGTATATCAATACGCCAGCAAATTCGTGAAAGACGAATTCCTGCGGCGCGTGTTCAGCTTCCATCCCCTGCTGATCGGCGGCAACCCGTTCGACTCGCCGTCGATCTACGCCATGATCCACTACCTCGAACGGCAGTGGGGCGTGTGGTTCGCCATGGGGGGTACCGGCTCGATTGTGGCCGGGTTTGAACGCCTGATTACCGAGCTGGGCGGAAAAATCCACCTCAACGCCGAGGTTGCTGAGATCACGATCGACCCGACCTCACGCCGAGCGACCGGTGTGAGGCTTCGGGACGGGTCTACCCACAAGGCCGACGCCGTCGTGGCGAACGCCGAGGTGGCGTGGACCTACAAGAACCTCATCCCGTCCGAGTACCGGCGCAAGTTCACCGACCGCAAGATCGAGCGGATGAAGCACAGCATGTCGCTGTTCGTCATCTACTTTGGCACCAAGCGCCGCTACAACGACACCAAGCTCGCGCATCACAACATCATCCTGAGCGAGCGTTACAAGGGCCTGCTCAACGACATCTTCAACAAGCAGGTCGTGTCCGACGACTTCTCGCTGTACCTGCACATGCCGAGCATCACCGATCCGTCGCTGGCGCCGAAGGGTGGCGAGACGTTCTACGTGCTCTCGCCGGTCCCCAACCTCGGGTCCGGCACCGACTGGACGAAGCAGGCCAAGCCGTACCGCGACGCGATCATGTCGTTCCTCGAAGCGAACTATCTGCCGGACCTGCAGAAGAACATCGCCGTCGAGCACCACATCGACCCGCTGTACTTTCAGGGCACGCTCAACAGCTACCTCGGATCGGCCTTCAGTATTCAGCCGGTCCTGACACAGTCGGCGTGGTTCCGCCCGCACAACCGCAGCGAGGACATCGACCGGCTGTACTTCGTCGGCGCGGGGACGCACCCGGGCGCGGGCCTGCCGGGCGTCCTGAGTTCGTCGATCATCGCCGAGAATCTGGTGATGGACGACCTGCCGATCCCGGCGCGCAGCACGTATGCCGCGCCGGTCGCTCAGCCGGGGTAG
- a CDS encoding DinB family protein, whose protein sequence is MTDPIVLDMLERIQWRHVLLMRRSMKSLASIVHAADPDALQTKRDGPEGWTPLEILCHLRDFNAIFHRRARQIVAEHRPVLVPYDHLQLVIDNHYAEQDPYAVIEDMAAERERMAAFYESLTPDQLLRVAIHPEDGDRPLYDFLMQVGHHDNDHLEQITRVLAG, encoded by the coding sequence ATGACCGACCCGATCGTGCTTGATATGCTCGAACGCATCCAATGGCGTCACGTCCTGCTGATGCGCCGCAGCATGAAGTCGCTGGCGAGTATCGTCCACGCCGCCGACCCCGACGCGTTGCAGACAAAGCGCGACGGTCCCGAGGGCTGGACCCCGTTGGAAATCCTGTGCCATCTGCGCGACTTCAACGCCATCTTCCACCGCCGCGCCCGGCAGATCGTCGCTGAACACCGGCCGGTGCTCGTCCCGTACGACCACTTGCAGTTGGTGATCGACAACCACTATGCCGAACAGGACCCGTACGCGGTCATAGAGGACATGGCCGCCGAACGCGAACGGATGGCCGCGTTCTACGAATCGCTGACACCCGACCAGCTGCTGCGCGTGGCTATTCATCCCGAAGACGGCGACCGCCCGCTGTACGATTTCCTCATGCAGGTCGGCCACCACGACAACGACCACCTCGAACAGATCACGCGGGTGCTGGCTGGTTAG
- a CDS encoding DUF4256 domain-containing protein has protein sequence MALTGEERDALLKTLQTRFERNKTRHKGLNWADVLEKLDASPKKLWSLNEMERTGGEPDVVSYDKKTDEFIFYDCSAESPKERRSLCYDRDAWESRKTAKPDDSAMDVAAAMGIELLTEEQYFELQKLGEFDLKTSSWLKTPADVRKHGGAIFGDRRFGRVFIYHNGAESYYAARGFRGWLKV, from the coding sequence ATGGCGCTGACAGGAGAAGAACGCGACGCGCTGCTCAAGACACTGCAAACGCGCTTCGAGCGCAACAAGACCCGCCACAAGGGTCTCAACTGGGCCGATGTGCTGGAAAAGCTGGACGCCAGCCCCAAGAAGCTGTGGTCGCTCAACGAAATGGAACGCACCGGCGGCGAGCCGGATGTCGTCAGCTACGACAAGAAGACCGACGAGTTCATCTTCTACGACTGCTCTGCAGAAAGCCCCAAGGAGCGCAGGAGTCTGTGTTACGACCGTGACGCGTGGGAGTCGCGGAAGACGGCGAAACCCGACGACAGCGCGATGGACGTCGCAGCAGCGATGGGAATCGAACTGCTCACGGAAGAGCAGTATTTCGAACTGCAGAAGCTTGGCGAGTTCGATCTGAAGACGTCGAGCTGGCTGAAGACGCCGGCGGATGTGAGAAAACACGGCGGCGCGATCTTCGGCGACCGCCGCTTCGGCCGGGTGTTCATCTATCATAACGGCGCGGAGTCGTATTACGCCGCGCGCGGATTCCGCGGCTGGCTCAAGGTCTAG
- a CDS encoding VOC family protein, with protein sequence MPFAIQHIDHIALTVRDVERATRWYCDVLGFEHRYPGLWGGVPAMLFAGDTGIALFPVRAAIPKPSPASDTIAMMHLAFRVDRAGFVKAQDHLSALGIAFEFQDHDISHSIYFSDPDGHRLEITTYEVPG encoded by the coding sequence ATGCCGTTCGCGATTCAACACATCGACCATATCGCACTGACCGTCAGGGATGTCGAACGCGCCACGCGCTGGTACTGCGATGTGCTCGGCTTCGAACATCGCTATCCGGGCTTGTGGGGCGGCGTGCCGGCGATGCTGTTTGCCGGTGACACCGGAATCGCGCTGTTCCCTGTTCGGGCAGCAATCCCGAAGCCGTCTCCGGCGAGCGACACGATCGCCATGATGCATCTGGCGTTTCGGGTGGACCGCGCGGGGTTTGTCAAGGCGCAGGACCATCTGTCTGCGCTCGGGATCGCGTTCGAGTTTCAGGATCACGACATCTCACACTCGATCTACTTCAGCGATCCGGACGGCCACCGGCTCGAGATCACGACGTATGAGGTGCCCGGATGA
- a CDS encoding cupin domain-containing protein, which produces MIPELAALIESIPTDSIVSRTFVRSGGVKGIVFGFAVGQELSEHTSSQTAIIQIVSGEADVTLGGDAHTMHAGSWVLMPPNLKHSVVAKTPLVMLLTMFSTQEVAS; this is translated from the coding sequence CTGATCCCCGAGCTAGCCGCCCTAATCGAGTCGATCCCGACCGACAGCATCGTCAGCCGCACGTTCGTCCGCAGCGGCGGTGTGAAGGGAATCGTGTTTGGATTCGCCGTCGGCCAAGAGCTGTCCGAGCATACGTCAAGCCAAACGGCGATCATCCAGATCGTCAGCGGCGAGGCCGATGTCACGCTTGGCGGCGACGCACACACGATGCACGCGGGGAGCTGGGTGCTGATGCCGCCTAACCTGAAGCACAGCGTCGTCGCCAAGACCCCGTTAGTGATGCTGCTGACGATGTTCAGCACGCAGGAGGTCGCCTCGTGA